Proteins from a single region of Neodiprion virginianus isolate iyNeoVirg1 chromosome 4, iyNeoVirg1.1, whole genome shotgun sequence:
- the LOC124302250 gene encoding phospholipid scramblase 2 isoform X1: MSQHNIGYVPDEIRPSAPPESAVYDEVSRDSRGNSTPVVPPVYMKQTIITVQPHNQNGTNRAQRVPVPVNTTEWVSTPRSQLNPLIGTDFLNGIEQLEIQQTVQLSTLLGETKSGNQYRVKVPRAETIFLATETSTECQRDILGSSRGFSLTLTDPTGQDAFKFTKSPGWGCVPGFLHKMFVDCTDPIGSIEQNFTLLGPSFTVYNNARNPLCKIYGPNMFCCCISRDTQFQIVSVDGTHQIASLIRQWDHILLDYTITLTVPAGTNVNLKGLLLGAAFLLEYLYFSRLKKS; encoded by the exons ATGTCACAACACAATATTGGATATGTTCCCGATGAAATTCGCCCTAGTGCACCGCCAGAATCTG CAGTTTACGATGAGGTTTCTCGCGACTCAAGGGGAAATTCAACACCTGTCGTTCCGCCCGTATACATGAAACAAACTATTATTACGGTGCAACCACACAATCAGAACG GTACAAATCGAGCACAAAGAGTCCCAGTTCCAGTCAACACAACCGAATGGGTTTCGACGCCGCGAAGTCAACTGAATCCGCTCATCGGAACGGACTTTCTAAATGGAATCGAGCAGCTTGAAATTCAACAGACAGTACAACTGAGCACTT taCTAGGTGAAACGAAGTCGGGAAATCAATATAGAGTCAAAGTTCCCAGAGCCGAGACAATATTTCTAGCCACGGAAACATCCACCGAATGCCAACGCGATATCTTGGGTTCCTCCAGAGGTTTCAGTTTGACTTTGACAGATCCCACGGGACAAGATgctttcaaatttacaaaaagtCCAGGCTGGGGTTGTGTACCTGGATTTTTACAC AAAATGTTTGTCGATTGCACGGATCCGATCGGAAGTATAGAGCAGAACTTTACACTTCTTGGGCCTAGCTTTACGGTGTACAATAATGCACGGAACCCCCTGTGCAAAATATATGGACCTAATATGTTTTGCTGTTGCATATCGAGAGATACCCAATTCCAG ATAGTATCTGTCGATGGAACACATCAGATTGCTTCGCTCATACGCCAATGGGATCACATACTACTAGATTATACGATAACGTTGACTGTGCCAGCAGGTACAAATGTGAACCTCAAAGGTTTGCTACTCGGAGCTGCATTTTTGTTG gaatatttgtatttttcacgCTTGAAGAAATCTTGA
- the LOC124302250 gene encoding phospholipid scramblase 2 isoform X2: protein MSQHNIGYVPDEIRPSAPPESVYDEVSRDSRGNSTPVVPPVYMKQTIITVQPHNQNGTNRAQRVPVPVNTTEWVSTPRSQLNPLIGTDFLNGIEQLEIQQTVQLSTLLGETKSGNQYRVKVPRAETIFLATETSTECQRDILGSSRGFSLTLTDPTGQDAFKFTKSPGWGCVPGFLHKMFVDCTDPIGSIEQNFTLLGPSFTVYNNARNPLCKIYGPNMFCCCISRDTQFQIVSVDGTHQIASLIRQWDHILLDYTITLTVPAGTNVNLKGLLLGAAFLLEYLYFSRLKKS, encoded by the exons ATGTCACAACACAATATTGGATATGTTCCCGATGAAATTCGCCCTAGTGCACCGCCAGAATCTG TTTACGATGAGGTTTCTCGCGACTCAAGGGGAAATTCAACACCTGTCGTTCCGCCCGTATACATGAAACAAACTATTATTACGGTGCAACCACACAATCAGAACG GTACAAATCGAGCACAAAGAGTCCCAGTTCCAGTCAACACAACCGAATGGGTTTCGACGCCGCGAAGTCAACTGAATCCGCTCATCGGAACGGACTTTCTAAATGGAATCGAGCAGCTTGAAATTCAACAGACAGTACAACTGAGCACTT taCTAGGTGAAACGAAGTCGGGAAATCAATATAGAGTCAAAGTTCCCAGAGCCGAGACAATATTTCTAGCCACGGAAACATCCACCGAATGCCAACGCGATATCTTGGGTTCCTCCAGAGGTTTCAGTTTGACTTTGACAGATCCCACGGGACAAGATgctttcaaatttacaaaaagtCCAGGCTGGGGTTGTGTACCTGGATTTTTACAC AAAATGTTTGTCGATTGCACGGATCCGATCGGAAGTATAGAGCAGAACTTTACACTTCTTGGGCCTAGCTTTACGGTGTACAATAATGCACGGAACCCCCTGTGCAAAATATATGGACCTAATATGTTTTGCTGTTGCATATCGAGAGATACCCAATTCCAG ATAGTATCTGTCGATGGAACACATCAGATTGCTTCGCTCATACGCCAATGGGATCACATACTACTAGATTATACGATAACGTTGACTGTGCCAGCAGGTACAAATGTGAACCTCAAAGGTTTGCTACTCGGAGCTGCATTTTTGTTG gaatatttgtatttttcacgCTTGAAGAAATCTTGA
- the LOC124302250 gene encoding uncharacterized protein LOC124302250 isoform X4: protein MSQHNIGYVPDEIRPSAPPESAVYDEVSRDSRGNSTPVVPPVYMKQTIITVQPHNQNGTNRAQRVPVPVNTTEWVSTPRSQLNPLIGTDFLNGIEQLEIQQTVQLSTLLGETKSGNQYRVKVPRAETIFLATETSTECQRDILGSSRGFSLTLTDPTGQDAFKFTKSPGWGCVPGFLHIVSVDGTHQIASLIRQWDHILLDYTITLTVPAGTNVNLKGLLLGAAFLLEYLYFSRLKKS, encoded by the exons ATGTCACAACACAATATTGGATATGTTCCCGATGAAATTCGCCCTAGTGCACCGCCAGAATCTG CAGTTTACGATGAGGTTTCTCGCGACTCAAGGGGAAATTCAACACCTGTCGTTCCGCCCGTATACATGAAACAAACTATTATTACGGTGCAACCACACAATCAGAACG GTACAAATCGAGCACAAAGAGTCCCAGTTCCAGTCAACACAACCGAATGGGTTTCGACGCCGCGAAGTCAACTGAATCCGCTCATCGGAACGGACTTTCTAAATGGAATCGAGCAGCTTGAAATTCAACAGACAGTACAACTGAGCACTT taCTAGGTGAAACGAAGTCGGGAAATCAATATAGAGTCAAAGTTCCCAGAGCCGAGACAATATTTCTAGCCACGGAAACATCCACCGAATGCCAACGCGATATCTTGGGTTCCTCCAGAGGTTTCAGTTTGACTTTGACAGATCCCACGGGACAAGATgctttcaaatttacaaaaagtCCAGGCTGGGGTTGTGTACCTGGATTTTTACAC ATAGTATCTGTCGATGGAACACATCAGATTGCTTCGCTCATACGCCAATGGGATCACATACTACTAGATTATACGATAACGTTGACTGTGCCAGCAGGTACAAATGTGAACCTCAAAGGTTTGCTACTCGGAGCTGCATTTTTGTTG gaatatttgtatttttcacgCTTGAAGAAATCTTGA
- the LOC124302250 gene encoding phospholipid scramblase 2 isoform X3, whose protein sequence is MKQTIITVQPHNQNGTNRAQRVPVPVNTTEWVSTPRSQLNPLIGTDFLNGIEQLEIQQTVQLSTLLGETKSGNQYRVKVPRAETIFLATETSTECQRDILGSSRGFSLTLTDPTGQDAFKFTKSPGWGCVPGFLHKMFVDCTDPIGSIEQNFTLLGPSFTVYNNARNPLCKIYGPNMFCCCISRDTQFQIVSVDGTHQIASLIRQWDHILLDYTITLTVPAGTNVNLKGLLLGAAFLLEYLYFSRLKKS, encoded by the exons ATGAAACAAACTATTATTACGGTGCAACCACACAATCAGAACG GTACAAATCGAGCACAAAGAGTCCCAGTTCCAGTCAACACAACCGAATGGGTTTCGACGCCGCGAAGTCAACTGAATCCGCTCATCGGAACGGACTTTCTAAATGGAATCGAGCAGCTTGAAATTCAACAGACAGTACAACTGAGCACTT taCTAGGTGAAACGAAGTCGGGAAATCAATATAGAGTCAAAGTTCCCAGAGCCGAGACAATATTTCTAGCCACGGAAACATCCACCGAATGCCAACGCGATATCTTGGGTTCCTCCAGAGGTTTCAGTTTGACTTTGACAGATCCCACGGGACAAGATgctttcaaatttacaaaaagtCCAGGCTGGGGTTGTGTACCTGGATTTTTACAC AAAATGTTTGTCGATTGCACGGATCCGATCGGAAGTATAGAGCAGAACTTTACACTTCTTGGGCCTAGCTTTACGGTGTACAATAATGCACGGAACCCCCTGTGCAAAATATATGGACCTAATATGTTTTGCTGTTGCATATCGAGAGATACCCAATTCCAG ATAGTATCTGTCGATGGAACACATCAGATTGCTTCGCTCATACGCCAATGGGATCACATACTACTAGATTATACGATAACGTTGACTGTGCCAGCAGGTACAAATGTGAACCTCAAAGGTTTGCTACTCGGAGCTGCATTTTTGTTG gaatatttgtatttttcacgCTTGAAGAAATCTTGA